In the genome of Passer domesticus isolate bPasDom1 chromosome 2, bPasDom1.hap1, whole genome shotgun sequence, the window TCATGCGAGACTTAAGAACAAATTGGCACTCCCAGTTCTTCTGCCTTGGGATTGCCCTCTTTCCCCCTGTTCAGTAGGGAGTCCCTTCCATTAAGTATTGTAGCCTTTCTTGTATGCCTCCTCTTTGCAAATTGCTGAAGATGAAGACTGTGAAGTCACAGCTTAAGTAATAAAGTTCCAATTCAACTCAAGAAAACTGAACTTTTCGTGGGTTTTTATTGGAATTTGCACAGAATCGAGAGAATATACTGTGCTTTGATCTGTTTTCTTGTCCACATAGCCAGTGTCCTGATTATTCTTCTGTGTTGTTTGTTCATTACCATAGAAAATTCCCACAATATTTGATACAGTATTTACCCATATttgcaaaagggaaaaattatgTTGCTGGACACTGTGCATAAAGCAACTCTGTAACCTATGCATAGAGGCTGTTCTATGTTCATATTGCTACCTTCCTCTTCACCCCACTACATTGTGAAACTGGaccagagggaaaaaagcccaaaccaatGTATCTGAAAGTGACTGGCTTTGAAGTGAAAGTAAGGGATAATGGCTTACATATTGCAAATACTTTTAATGAACTACAAACTCCTCAGTGATTCTAATGTCTGCTTACCCAGATCTCACAAGAAAGCTATTACTAAGTATTCTGCTTCTTTCTACAGTTTGTGTGTCTTGTTTGGGGGTGGGTGTGCTTTTGAATTTTGTGGGGGCTTTTGGTTGGGGTGAGCTTTTTTTGTCTGAAGGCATGGAACATAGTACTCAAACTCAAGTGTTGTTTATCCTGTCACGTGGTGTTAAATTCAGCATCTCCAGTGTCCTGTTTAGAGACGGGGCAGAAGGAGCAATTTTTTTGCCTGCTCTGCAGAATAAAGGTAGAAAATCTGTTTCTCTCGGATTAAAATAAATGGAGGTTTTTATGGTGAGAAAGATGTCTTTGCATGGCATGCCATGGGCTGGAATTTGTGTGTATATTGCAGAGAGTATCCCTCTTTAAACATGTAATACAATGTGAATTCCTGGTCTCCTTTGCTGAAACACAAGTACTGTGTAAGCACTTAAACTCGTGGGGCCTGGGGGAGTGCCAGTAcctgtcctgcagcagtgccagcccagctcgGGCCCTGGAGCTGTCACCAAGCAAGGGCTGCTTGGAGTattgtcctgtccctgggccccAGAGACCAAATTGAGCACCTGCTGCTGGGTTGGAGCTTGgtcagagagctgggagctgcagtgctgaATCTCATGGGCTGGGTGGGATAGGACAGAGGCAAGAGAGATGCCTGGGTGGTCACTTCACTTAAGGAAATGCTGATTTCATTTGCCTAATAAAGCCTTAGGGTTGCCAGGTAATGGGGTGATTTTCATGAGCTTTGACTATAGCAACAGCCCCGTGTATGTGACAAACATACCAAAGCACTACCCCCTCTTGTGGGAAACAACACTGTGAGTGTCAGCTGGGGTTAGAAGAAAGGATTTATAGACCTAGAAAAACAGTTAAAGGGGACAGGAATGCCAAGCCAGAGTACTTATTCAGCAAGTAAATACCTTGATTTGCTGCTAATTATTCCTGGAAATAAAAGCCTCTTGTGGCTTAATCTGGTTTTGCTGCTAAAGCGTAGGGCCAAGTCCTAATGATAAATTTCTAATTGTTGAACAGCAGTTTTCAAAAATCTACAGGCATGATAGTTGTACatgtttctgaaagcaaaaaGTGATTTCTGTGGCACATCTATAAAAAAATCTAGTCAATGGTGCATCTGTTGTTAAGCGTGAGTAGTCCTGAAAGTACCACTGTGCCCTTGTTGTTACTACATAAACTATGAAATGTTTGAGAATGTAAATGTGTTTAGGACACTAAACATGCCCTGTCCAGGCAGCTGAACGGCTGTTCCGTGCTGTCTATAAAAGTGGGTCTGGTTGCCGGCAGAAGGTGGCAATGCTGGTATTTGTGAGTGAGGTCATGCATGTAAACTATAAGCTTCGTTATGTATGTCCttatagaggaaaaaaaaaaagaaaagaaatgcttAAAATAAACAGCTACTGTCCTGACTTTGTAAACCACACCCGCTGTCTCTGCGTGTGTAAATCCTTTCCGGTGCCGGTGTCGCCCTGAGGGGCAGCGGGCGGGCCctgccgccgccccgccccgcgctccCGCCATGCCGGGCGCGGCAGCCATGCGCTCCGTTAGCTACGTGCAGTGCGTGGCGCTGGACTTCGCGGGCAGCCTCTTCCCGCACGCCATCTGCCTGGGGGACGCCGACAACGACACGGTCCGAGCGCGGAGACCGGCGTGGGGCGGGCGGGACCGGCTGGGAGCCCGCGGGGCCGCCTCGGGGACGGGGCTGGGGGGAGCACCGAGCGGCTGGTGCGGCCCCAGGGCGGTGCCGGGAGGGGCTGGCGGGGATTCCAGCCTGGACACACACACGGGGCTTGTCGGGCGCCTGGTCAGAACCCCCCTGGAGTTCCCCTGCAAAGGGAACGTTTGCTGGGCTGCAGTGGATCAGGGTTTCCCTCGCTGTTACACGTGCCCTGGGTGGTGCACAGCCAGAGGGGAGCTTGACTTCTGCTTAATAGACACTCGCCTGTCACTGATGGGTGGGGATGTGGTGGCgctctgctgggcacagcagatcACAAACAGGGTAGAGCCGCGTCTCGGTGTCTCTTGATCTGTGTGATGGATGGATGTGCATTGGGAGTGTTGCTGTTAGCCCCTGAAAtggttggtttggatttgtCTGTAACTAGGAAGAGGTTAGCTTAGCCAGCTATATGTCAGCTGTTTCTCCTCAACAGTCAAGGTGTTTTACAGCCTTATCCTGGAAAATGTCATGGTTAGCAATCCAGTAGATGATTAAAGAGATTTCCCCATAAAAAGTTGTTCTCTAGGGTAAGGTGTGCAGGGGGTTATGAAATGCACACCGTTTAAATACACAGAAGCATGATGCAGGAGATGGATAATGGGAGTAGGCTCATCAATATGGGTGGTCGGTGATTTTTAGAAATCTTCTTTAAAGAAATAGTCACCATTCTGAAATCCCTTTACCCCCTCAACAGTGAGATTGGACATCCTGTGTAAATCTGTTGTGTTCTTGCACTCTCTTCCTGGATGGTTGTATTTTTGCCATTGCCATCATCTTCCTTGGGTGATTCAAGTCAATCTAGATTGAAGGATGGAAGATGGAGTAATGATGACAGTTTTAACATCCAAGCAGGATGTTAAAACAGTCAGTGACGCAGCTCTGAAACAGTGAGTGGAGAAGCAGTGGATAATAGAATGTTGTTCTAAGGAGCCGTTCCCCATCTCTTTTATCTGCAAGAATAAAATTAGGGCTTTTATACTTTCTCAGACCTTCCATTTTGATTCAAGATTGTCTCTTTAACTCACTTAgttttgctgcttcttcctACAGAGTGATTTTTAGAGATGAATTCTGAAATTTTTACTGTTAATGTAATTGTGGATTTCTCCCTACTAACCCAATTTTCTTGTACAGCTGAATGAACTCGTGGTGGGAGACACCAATGGAAAGctctatgtttacaagaatgatGATAGCAAGCCCTGGGCTGTGCGATCTTGCCAAGGAATGGTCAGTTCTTGACAAATTTTCTAAATGGTTGGGCCTTTTGGTGTATGTGCAGCCAGCTATCCTTGTCCTTTGCCTGGGAATACATAGGCTGGAGAGGAATGGCAGACAGAACTGATTCTGATGTCATTCATGTAATTATTCAAGACTCCACTTTTGCCTACAGCCCCTTGGGCTGGAAGTGATGACCGGACTAATGGACAAAGATGGAAGCTGGGCTTCTGTCTCACCTgcaccctgctctgtgcactgtGGAGTTTGCCCCAGGCTTTGGCCAGTTGTGTTTCTGTCCCTTGACTCTGCTGTTCTTGTCCTTCCAAAGGCTGTTAGGAGTTCAGGAGATTCTTTATGGGAGAGGAGCGGGTAGGGAAGAGGTGTATCCCAGGGTGCTAGGTTGGGTGCCTTTTCTCATGGATGGCcttgttttcttttgcagctCACGTGCGTCCGTGTGGGAGATGTGTGCAATAAAGGAAAGGTGAGAGGAGCCAAActcttcccagctctgtctATAGGGCATGTGGGAGGTGTTCAGGAGATTAGGGTCATGCCATGTGCTGAATGTGACAGAGGAAGACAGATTGCAGGTGCTGTCTCTCCTGGGTCTGCCTTTGCTGTTTTCAAACTGTTCCTCTATATATAACTGGTATTTTTCTGTGAGCCTTACATGGGTTTTAGAGAGCAAGGAAATCCATCCTATCTTCAAAGAGCAGTTTTGATTTCCATGTGCCCTTGTGAGAGCACCACAAGGCTTTGGTGGTTTGAGGGTTGCTCCTTTTGCTCAGTGGCTTTTGCCTTTCTTGGGCTCATGTCTGCTGTGGGCCATGGTCTTTCTGCCACTTGGCTGTGTGCATTAAGGTCATCTAAACAAGACTGAGACATGGAATAGTCTGGACTCCCAAGCAAATTCCACTGGGTCTACTATGACTCCTTTTGTTGGATTGCTGTTTCTGGGGGTTCAGCCAGCACCAATGAGTCCAAAGGTCCCAGTTCAGGCACCCTGCCCGAAATACTGTAGCTGTTTTCTCTagtggggagcagagctgacaTGGGCATTGAGAAAGCCGCATGTTGTTTGAGGATTGCACACATACCCACTTGATACTGTAGTATGACAAAGATGAACAAGAAGTTTGGACCCTGCCAGTAGCAGAGAAGTTGGTGTGCTGACCAAAAACCTCCTGTTCTGTAGCAGTCATTGATCTTGATTGATCTACCTTTGTGTCTTCCTTTGCCCTCTGTGGGGCAGCTTCTGCAGTTTctaaaagaggaggaggaattacaaggtttttgttttccctcacaGAATTTCGTGGTGGCGGTGAGCGCAGAAGGCTGGTTTCATCTGTTTGACCTGACTTCTCTGAATTCAAAACACCCAGATGCTTCAGGCCACCATGAGTTGGCAGAAGAGCAGAAGCCAGTGTTCAAGCAGCATATTCCTGCCAACACCAAGGTCATGCTCATCAATGACATTGGTGAGCCACAGAGCTGGTGTGGCAATGCAGGATGAAGGGGTTTTTGTGTGAGGCAGTGGGGAGAGAAGGTTGGCGGGGCATGCAGAAGGAAATTACTGTCTTGCTGGAACTGACACTCCAACAAACCACAGCAAAGTCATGGAAAGGAGAAACAAGAACTTCAGAATTTTTCTGAAGTGCAAGCATTCATTACATGGTTGTGGTCCTCAGAGATGCTAACTATGGAAACCAGCAGAGTGGTTTCTTCATTTTTGGGTTCTTAGGGCTTGAGAGAGTCCAGCCGTCTTTTGCTCTTCCCCGCAGATGGAGATGGGAAGTGTGAGTTAGTTGTGGGCTACACTGACAGGGTGGTCCGTGCCTTCCGCTGGGAGGACTCGTCAGAGAATCCAGACCATGTCTCTGGGCAGTTGATCCTGTTGAAGAAATGGCTTCTAGAAGGTCAGGTAAGGAAAAAGGATGTTCAGAGCAGTACTTGTCATGCAGTCTTCAAGAGGTGGCTTTTTCAAGAGAAGAAGCACAGAATCTCAGTCCTATGAACAAAACAATTGTCATGTCGATGGCTTGAGATTTGCCCTTAGATTTTTCTGTTCAGCTGGTAGTTGGTTTGAGAAGCAGTTTATTTTGCCTGATGGAAGAGCATTAGTGGGAAGTACTGGTGGTGTTTTAAAGTGGCTTTTGGTAAGGAACCAATCTTTTACTGAGCTTGGGTGTTTTGCTTCCATCTGAATTtgttcagctgctgctcagatcTATCAGATTTGCCACATTCAAATTTAGTTGCAGGGAGCACTGTAAACCTTTTGGAGTTCTTGACTCTATCTGtgtttttcctctgctgctgtagGTGGACAGCCTGTCTGTGAACCCAGGCCCTGATGGCTCACCAGAGCTGATGGTGTcacagccaggctgtgggtATGCCATCCTGCTGTGCACCTGGGACACGGAGCAGCGGGACGCAGCCGCGGGAAGGGACggagctgccctgagcaggtGAGGGTGTTTCTGCAGGGGTGCATGAGCACATGCCACTGCGGATGCCTGTTACAGGGGGTGTCACCACATCAGTGTTGTGAAGCAGGGGGTGCTGTAGCTGTCCTTGCTTCAGTGACCTGCTGTGCTGATGGCACCTCATCAGTTGAGCCCGCCTACACCCAAGCTTCTGTGAGCACTCTTCATGTCTCTGTCACAAAGATGAATACTGCTGCTTTCCTTGTATCCCACTCTCTTCTTGAACTGGGCAAGGAGAGTGGCAAAACCACCTCCCTGAGGGTTTCTCACTACTGGGAGCTAAGGTAGGGAAGTGAGTGACTAGATTTCCATAGAAAGGTCATCAGATTGCAGGGTAACAGCTGAGAGACTGGCCCAAACCAAATACACCTGAAGCTCAGGATAAAACTGGGTTCCTTCTCTTGTTTTCTTAATGAGATCCCTGGCAGCCAGTGCTGTAAATCACAACCACAGCAATCAAGATGAGCAGTGAGGTGCTTGTTACTGTCTTGATGCTGGAAGGACCCTGGTGGGGAGTTTGGGTGCTTCTGTAGTGTTCTGTGAGACTTCAAGGCAGACACaaaaaactgcagcaggagggaaccTAGGCAAGTCTCCTTGATGTATTAGAGAACTCAGTGGAATAGTACCCTGTTAGCCAGAAGCCAGGCCCAGATGTAGTCTCTCACCAACCTGTTCAGTCTGGGCAGATACTTTGTGAAAGAAAAGCAGCCAAGCTTTTGTAACAGTAATGACAAAAactgtcctttttttccttcattggAATACAGGCCTtactgatttttctttatttgagctcttttttttttttttaatgcatgaaATCATTCTGggtttctgtttttaaaaatcagtataTTTCTTTAATACCTGGGATGGCatgcattttcttcctttactGTTAAAGGGCTCAACCTCTTCACAAACTCTGTCACTGTCTGGATTTGTAGAGCGTTGGAATACACCGCTCCTGGAATTCCTCT includes:
- the ITFG2 gene encoding KICSTOR complex protein ITFG2; this encodes MPGAAAMRSVSYVQCVALDFAGSLFPHAICLGDADNDTLNELVVGDTNGKLYVYKNDDSKPWAVRSCQGMLTCVRVGDVCNKGKNFVVAVSAEGWFHLFDLTSLNSKHPDASGHHELAEEQKPVFKQHIPANTKVMLINDIDGDGKCELVVGYTDRVVRAFRWEDSSENPDHVSGQLILLKKWLLEGQVDSLSVNPGPDGSPELMVSQPGCGYAILLCTWDTEQRDAAAGRDGAALSSEAPVRDVILHQTSGRIHNKNVSTHLIGSIARGSSENSGSGLFALCTLDGTLKLMEGADKLLWSVQVDHQLFALEKLDVTGNGHEEVVACAWDGQTYIIDHNRTVARFQADENVSAFCAGLYACKEGSNSPCLVYVSFSQKIYIYWDVQLERMESTNLLKILDGDPEFESLLQQLDIDKNDVDAVRNLIHRTLYFPEKYHLSSPSQDPAGTDFSAHCSGIQDPLQQEG